A single genomic interval of Zingiber officinale cultivar Zhangliang chromosome 4A, Zo_v1.1, whole genome shotgun sequence harbors:
- the LOC121970894 gene encoding glycosyltransferase BC10-like: MKVTHALHYGNGNTQYLPVSRGRPSARPPRWILILVCLVCVSLIGAYVYPPRRYSACYFFSSRVCSPIMDWLPPIARELTDDEIASQVVIKEILSTPLVQPKNPKIAFMFLTPGSLPFEKLWEVFFLGHEGKFSIYVHASREKPMYVSPLFIGRDIRSAKVVWGKISMVEAEKRLLANALQDPDNQHFVLLSDSCIPLHKFNYVYDYLMGTNISFIDSFWDPGAHGNARYTEHMLPEIEEKDFRKGSQWFSMKRQHALIVMADSLYFTKFKLYCKPGFDGRNCYADEHYMPTLFTKIDPTGIANWSVTCVDWSEGKWHPKSYRAMDVKYELLKNITSIGDNYHITSDEKKVVTLTPCVWNGMRRPCYLFARKFLPEALDSLMQLFSNNTVV, translated from the exons atgaaaGTAACTCATGCATTGCATTATGGCAATGGGAACACACAATATTTGCCAGTGTCACGTGGTAGGCCATCTGCAAGGCCACCTCGCTGGATACTGATATTAGTATGTTTGGTATGTGTATCCTTGATTGGGGCCTATGTATATCCACCTCGGCGGTACTCAGCTTGCTACTTTTTTTCTTCACGGGTGTGCAGTCCTATTATGGATTGGCTGCCTCCTATAGCACGAGAGCTTACAGATGATGAAATTGCTTCTCAAGTTGTCATTAAAGAAATACTTTCAACCCCATTAGTGCAACCAAAGAATCCCAAAATTGCCTTTATGTTCTTGACTCCAGGTTCATTGCCCTTCGAAAAACTCTGGGAGGTTTTTTTCCTG GGTCATGAAGGAAAATTTTCCATCTATGTACATGCATCACGGGAGAAGCCAATGTATGTGAGTCCTTTATTCATTGGACGTGACATTAGGAGTGCAAAG GTTGTGTGGGGTAAAATTTCCATGGTGGAGGCAGAGAAAAGGCTCCTGGCGAATGCGCTCCAAGACCCTGATAATCAGCACTTTGTTTTGCTATCTGACAG TTGTATTCCTTTACATAAGTTCAATTATGTGTACGACTATCTGATGGGAACAAACATCAGCTTCATTGATAG CTTTTGGGATCCTGGTGCTCATGGAAATGCAAGGTATACTGAGCATATGCTGCCTGAGATTGAAGAGAAGGATTTTAGAAAGGGTTCACAG TGGTTCTCAATGAAGCGCCAGCATGCTTTGATAGTTATGGCAGATAGCTTGTATTTCACAAAGTTCAAGCTTTATTGCAAG CCAGGTTTTGATGGGCGTAATTGTTATGCTGATGAACACTACATGCCGACTCTATTCACT AAGATTGATCCTACTGGTATTGCAAACTGGTCAGTGACATGTGTGGACTGGTCTGAAGGAAAATGGCATCCGAAGTCGTACAGGGCCATGGATGTGAAATATGAACTACTGAAGAATATAACT TCTATTGGTGATAATTACCATATCACAAGTGACGAAAAG AAGGTGGTGACACTGACGCCTTGTGTGTGGAATGGAATGAGAAGGCCATGTTATTTGTTTGCTAGGaaatttttgcccgaagcccttgACAGCCTGATGCAGTTGTTCTCCAACAATACAGTTGTTTAA